One genomic window of Aethina tumida isolate Nest 87 chromosome 3, icAetTumi1.1, whole genome shotgun sequence includes the following:
- the LOC109601648 gene encoding hapless 2 has product MPTSNPRTSTRWTTTEVIAESGLHRGLTNTKNQYIIIDHVYDEQTEQKQRLLRPYVLRINQQMVLQKYDLNFEHLVNSEAQEKIYNKETPDYKGCCTNPKGHPTCKVMKYKDEVIPFSTGFCCSCDKAKNKMMEDADTQGSDLKAGSCSIPLNNQYRMWKPNQEVNASSNNEPSPLRLQQRNYLDTFYKGRSGLETSVKVHVHHHEDDADLEGNKTCERPVYQTRGGQDCNDLATPPDVNKVTYHESTHCLEFSDLWYSVYRIGKPRIDHSLTLEVFQKHEEACGNTHWKDITQATPINVGSENLNKQLNMDATLSVTYESISCDSLMFSLNPETEKLLIPDPNADPESIELKGGPNFYLVVEKNKISRGGKTCDVSGVGYEAFVKQPNRCEKPPGTCLGNQPKELFENDLVAEGNGKKGCYFLKNYGVLTAEPIQENPENPNNKTLSMHFLDLHTSVLNIELTADDNVMIKPEALVMITEVYVEATSPSKAVVTAKLTNSGLLSGIFYVGLTQCSSELPAHINTLVTKPALIAPQHQHIYNMDICYDFPKRSVYHCTLQAINAKDEVLAIRRIRIQTGDRCLCTWYCQCACYKTDGGLKCSLLSLDAYLAAGFQGGFPTSLHVVRYTFLDDMISTMLYIILFLCLLLLIMGLVKGLLGIFVNINIGLWGMDIILDLPKPISRYYESSLRQRKVVYNIYGWPIHPDTKERVRNTSVSTEFCLNVVFFIIFPFSVCCIVIKKIFSSPYGTKHDYVTQTNSGDFNKKN; this is encoded by the exons ATGCCCACATCAAATCCAAGAACATCAACACGCTGGACCACAACAGAAGTGATCGCAGAGTCAGGACTCCACAG aGGTTTGACGAACACTAAAAATCAATACATCATCATAGACCACGTCTATGATGAACAAACGGAGCAAAAACAGCGTCTCCTTAGGCCGTACGTATTGAGGATTAATCAGCAGATGGTGCTGCAAAAATACGACCTCAACTTCGAGCACCTGGTCAATTCTGAGGCTcaagaaaaaatttacaataaagaaACTCCCGATTACAAAGGCTGTTGCACCAATCCCAAAGGTCATCCAACCTGCAAAGTCATGAAGTACAAGGACGAA gtGATTCCCTTTAGTACAGGTTTTTGCTGTTCTTGTGACAAAGCGAAAAACAAGATGATGGAGGATGCAGACACTCAAGGAAGTGACTTGAAGGCAGGTTCCTGCAGTATTCCCCTGAATAACCAGTATCGAATGTGGAAACCAAACCAAGAAGTCAATGCTTCCTCCAACAATGAGCCGTCGCCCCTACGATTGCAACAGAGAAATTATTTGGACACCTTCTACAAGGGAAGGAGCGGATTGGAGACATCCGTCAAAGTGCACGTGCATCATCACGAAGATGATGCTGACTTGGAGGGCAATAAAACTTGTG agcgTCCAGTATATCAGACTAGAGGTGGTCAAGACTGCAACGATTTGGCGACCCCTCCAGATGTCAACAAAGTAACATACCACGAGAGCACACACTGTCTGGAATTTTCAGACTTGTGGTACTCCGTGTACAGAATTGGGAAGCCTCGCATCGACCACTCGTTAACTCTAGAAGTCTTCCAGAAACACGAGGAGGCGTGCGGGAACACCCATTGGAAGGACATAACTCAAGCAACACCCATCAATGTGGGCAGTGaaaatttgaacaaacaaCTAAACATGGACGCCACACTTTCAGTCACATATGAGTCCATTTCGTGCGACAGCCTCATGTTCTCCCTAAATCCAGAAACAGAAAAACTTCTAATACCGGACCCCAACGCAGACCCCGAATCAATAGAGCTCAAAGGCGGGCCGAATTTCTATTTGGTGGTCGAGAAAAACAAGATTTCCAGGGGTGGAAAAACATGCGACGTGTCCGGTGTAGGATACGAAGCCTTCGTCAAACAGCCAAACAGATGTGAGAAGCCTCCGGGGACGTGTTTAGGTAATCAACCGAAAGAGCTGTTCGAAAATGATCTGGTGGCTGAAGGTAATGGTAAAAAAGGGTGCTACTTTCTTAAGAACTACGGAGTTCTCACGGCTGAGCCCATTCAAGAAAACCCCGAGAACCCGAACAACAAAACATTGAGCATGCACTTCCTGGATTTGCACACGAGCGTcctaaatattgaattaacgGCTGACGACAACGTGATGATTAAACCTGAGGCTTTGGTGATGATAACTGAAGTGTACGTTGAAGCAACCAGTCCCAGTAAAGCAGTAGTTACGGCTAAATTAACCAACTCTGGACTACTATCGGGGATTTTCTATGTTGGTCTTACTCAGTGCAGTTCAGAACTTCCAGCTCACATAAATACCTTGGTTACCAAACCAGCCCTGATAGCTCCACAACATCAGCACATCTACAATATGGATATTTGCTACGACTTTCCCAAGAGAAGTGTTTATCACTGTACTTTGCAGGCAATCAACGCCAAAGATGAAGTATTGGCCATTCGCAGAATCCGAATACAAACTGGTGATAGATGTTTGTGCACGTGGTATTGCCAATGTGCATGCTATAAAACGGATGGTGGACTCAAGTGTAGCCTGCTATCATTAGACGCGTATTTAGCCGCAGGTTTTCAAGGAGGCTTCCCCACGTCACTGCACGTTGTACGCTACACATTCTTGGATGACATGATATCAACGATGTTGTACATTATCCTATTTCTTTGCCTCCTGCTCCTGATCATGGGACTGGTGAAGGGGCTTTTAGGAATATTTGTAAACATAAACATTGGCTTATGGGGGATGGACATTATATTGGATTTGCCAAAACCCATTTCAAGATATTACGAAAGTAGTCTGCGCCAAAGAAAAGTcgtctataatatttatggctGGCCAATTCATCCTGACACCAAAGAAAGGGTCAGAAACACCTCTGTTTCGACGGAGTTTTGCTTGAACGTGgtgttttttatcatattcCCGTTTTCTGTATGTTGCATTgtgattaagaaaatattttcttcaccATACGGTACCAAACACGATTATGTCACGCAAACTAATTCTGGtgatttcaacaaaaaaaactga